The Mycolicibacterium mageritense genome contains a region encoding:
- a CDS encoding FtsB family cell division protein, producing MPEAKRPDPKRRPPASRPGRPGKAGGANRPRAAQKSRRPTENRAAPAEPAADESITKAIAVQAQQQAEQQSEQRFGSSARRAAILAAVVCVLTLTIAGPVRTYFAQRTEMKQLKATEEQLRAQIAELEQQKVKLADPVFIAAQARERLGFVMPGDTPYQVQLPPTAAVPADPGLPVPGATVPAGQPWYTSLWHTIADQPHGVTPTIPPAPPAPAPPPPPAPRG from the coding sequence GTGCCCGAAGCGAAGCGGCCCGATCCGAAGCGCCGGCCCCCGGCCTCCAGACCTGGAAGGCCGGGTAAGGCCGGCGGGGCGAATCGACCGCGCGCGGCACAGAAGAGCCGTCGTCCGACGGAGAACCGGGCCGCGCCCGCCGAACCGGCCGCTGACGAGAGCATCACGAAAGCGATTGCGGTCCAGGCACAACAGCAGGCCGAGCAGCAATCCGAGCAGCGGTTCGGTTCGTCGGCGCGGCGTGCGGCGATTCTGGCTGCCGTGGTGTGTGTGCTCACCCTGACCATCGCCGGGCCGGTCCGCACCTACTTCGCGCAACGCACCGAGATGAAACAACTCAAGGCAACCGAAGAACAATTGCGGGCCCAGATCGCCGAGCTGGAACAACAGAAGGTCAAACTTGCCGATCCGGTGTTCATCGCGGCGCAGGCCCGCGAACGGCTGGGTTTCGTGATGCCGGGGGACACCCCGTATCAGGTTCAGTTGCCGCCGACCGCGGCCGTGCCCGCCGACCCGGGCCTGCCGGTGCCCGGCGCGACCGTGCCCGCGGGCCAGCCGTGGTACACGTCGCTGTGGCACACGATCGCCGACCAACCGCACGGCGTGACACCCACCATCCCGCCCGCGCCGCCGGCCCCGGCGCCGCCACCACCCCCGGCGCCTCGTGGTTGA
- a CDS encoding Rv2640c family ArsR-like transcriptional regulator produces MPKSLPVIDMSTPVCCAPVAAGPLSDDDALQIAMRLKALADPVRVKIMSHLFDAGEQVSGDLAAVLGVTESTVSHHLGQLRKAGLLESERRGMNVFHRVRPTAMQALCTVLDPNCCR; encoded by the coding sequence ATGCCGAAGTCGTTGCCGGTGATCGACATGTCCACCCCGGTGTGTTGCGCGCCCGTTGCGGCCGGGCCGCTCAGTGACGATGACGCGCTGCAGATCGCCATGCGGCTCAAGGCACTTGCCGATCCGGTGCGCGTCAAGATCATGTCGCACCTGTTCGACGCGGGGGAGCAGGTCAGCGGTGACCTGGCCGCGGTTCTGGGCGTCACCGAGTCGACCGTGAGCCATCACCTTGGTCAACTCCGCAAGGCGGGCCTGCTGGAATCGGAGCGGCGTGGCATGAACGTCTTCCACCGCGTGCGGCCTACTGCCATGCAGGCCCTGTGCACCGTGCTCGACCCCAACTGTTGCCGGTGA
- the efeO gene encoding iron uptake system protein EfeO, producing the protein MKMNPAVRTGFAAVAAVLAGVSMTSCQAKESSTGADGGEKAAQITVDASDTECKLSGTTAVTGPSTFVVTNNGNKVTEFYVYGEGERVMGEVENISPGLKRQLIVQLTQPGTYQTSCRPGMVGEGIRGDFEVTGEAVQVDTEGKFKEAADNYKRYVNSQTDALIPATEAFVAAVKAKDIAKAKQLFPTTRTYYERIEPVAESFPNDLDPRIDLREADLEPGQKWTGFHALEKQLWVSGLQPDANALADQLLKDVKELDAGVKAPDWTIDSTQIAGGAQGLLDEISISKITGEEDIFSHTDLWDFKANVEGSQTAVASVRPILDERDAELGKRVDQQFAAVEKLLEKYRQGDGFVSYDKVTEPQRQELSRAIDALSKEVSQVQGVIAHQ; encoded by the coding sequence GTGAAGATGAACCCTGCTGTGCGGACTGGTTTCGCGGCGGTCGCCGCGGTACTTGCCGGGGTGTCCATGACGAGCTGTCAGGCCAAGGAATCCTCGACCGGAGCCGACGGCGGCGAGAAGGCCGCCCAGATCACGGTCGACGCCTCCGACACCGAGTGCAAGCTCTCGGGCACCACGGCCGTCACCGGGCCCAGCACCTTCGTCGTCACCAACAACGGCAACAAGGTCACCGAGTTCTACGTCTACGGCGAGGGCGAGCGGGTCATGGGTGAGGTGGAGAACATCTCCCCCGGCCTCAAGCGCCAGTTGATCGTTCAGCTGACCCAGCCGGGCACCTACCAGACGTCGTGCCGCCCGGGCATGGTCGGCGAGGGCATCCGCGGCGACTTCGAGGTCACCGGCGAAGCCGTGCAGGTCGACACCGAGGGCAAGTTCAAGGAAGCCGCCGACAACTACAAGCGGTACGTCAACAGCCAGACCGACGCGCTCATCCCGGCCACCGAAGCCTTCGTCGCGGCGGTCAAGGCCAAGGACATCGCCAAGGCCAAGCAGCTGTTCCCGACCACCCGCACCTACTACGAGCGCATCGAACCGGTCGCCGAGTCGTTCCCCAACGACCTCGACCCGCGGATCGACCTGCGTGAGGCCGACCTCGAGCCGGGCCAGAAGTGGACCGGTTTCCACGCCCTGGAGAAGCAGCTGTGGGTGTCCGGCCTGCAGCCCGATGCCAACGCACTGGCCGATCAGCTGCTCAAGGACGTCAAGGAGCTCGACGCCGGTGTGAAGGCGCCGGACTGGACCATCGACTCCACCCAGATCGCCGGCGGCGCGCAGGGTCTGCTCGACGAGATCTCGATCAGCAAGATCACCGGCGAAGAGGACATCTTCAGCCACACCGACCTGTGGGACTTCAAGGCCAACGTCGAAGGCTCGCAGACCGCGGTGGCCTCGGTGCGGCCGATCCTCGACGAGCGCGACGCCGAGCTGGGCAAGCGTGTGGACCAGCAGTTCGCGGCGGTCGAGAAGTTGCTGGAGAAGTACCGTCAGGGCGATGGCTTTGTCTCCTACGACAAGGTGACCGAGCCGCAACGCCAGGAACTGTCGCGCGCCATCGACGCGCTGAGCAAAGAAGTGAGCCAGGTGCAAGGTGTCATCGCCCACCAGTGA
- a CDS encoding nucleoside triphosphate pyrophosphohydrolase produces the protein MTVVLVDPRRPSLVPVDAIDLLTGDVQYTEEMPVKVPWSLPAARPAYDGDDAPVLLSSDPEHPAVKARLAAGARLIAAPEAQPGERLVDAVTMMDKLRTAGPWESEQTHDSLRRYLLEETYELFDAVRGGNADELREELGDVLLQVLFHARIAEDAPQHPFSIDDVADSLVRKLGNRVPAVLAGESISLDEQLAQWEERKAEEKLRKKAFVSSMDDVPTGQPALALAQKVLARVAQAGLPPDLVPAGLTSVTVSADTDAENELRTAVLEFMDTVRQVEIDVAAGRRGEDVPEELDVTPLGTITEEEWRAYWPAELEPESEPDAADEQPADEPDEAQTDSEDPVAEAGD, from the coding sequence ATGACCGTCGTACTGGTCGACCCCCGCCGCCCGTCATTGGTCCCCGTCGACGCGATCGATCTGCTCACGGGTGATGTGCAGTACACCGAGGAGATGCCGGTCAAGGTGCCGTGGTCGTTGCCCGCGGCACGGCCCGCATACGACGGTGACGACGCGCCCGTGCTGCTGTCCTCGGATCCCGAACATCCTGCCGTGAAGGCCCGGCTGGCCGCAGGCGCGCGGTTGATCGCCGCGCCCGAGGCGCAGCCCGGCGAGCGGCTGGTCGACGCGGTGACCATGATGGACAAGCTGCGTACCGCCGGGCCGTGGGAGAGCGAGCAGACTCACGACTCGCTGCGCCGCTACCTGCTCGAGGAGACCTACGAACTGTTCGACGCCGTGCGGGGCGGCAACGCCGACGAGCTGCGGGAAGAGCTCGGCGACGTGCTGCTGCAGGTGCTGTTCCACGCCCGCATCGCCGAGGACGCGCCGCAGCATCCGTTCAGCATCGACGACGTGGCCGATTCCCTGGTCCGCAAGCTCGGCAACCGCGTGCCCGCTGTGCTTGCGGGCGAATCGATTTCGCTGGACGAGCAGCTGGCCCAGTGGGAAGAGCGCAAGGCTGAAGAAAAGCTGCGGAAGAAGGCATTCGTCTCGTCGATGGACGATGTGCCCACGGGACAGCCCGCTCTGGCGTTGGCGCAGAAAGTGCTCGCCCGGGTCGCACAGGCAGGCCTGCCACCGGATCTGGTCCCCGCGGGTCTCACGTCCGTGACGGTGTCGGCCGACACCGATGCCGAGAACGAACTGCGCACAGCGGTGTTGGAGTTCATGGACACCGTGCGCCAGGTCGAGATCGACGTCGCTGCGGGCCGTCGCGGTGAAGATGTCCCCGAGGAACTCGACGTCACGCCGCTGGGCACCATCACCGAAGAGGAGTGGCGCGCATACTGGCCCGCGGAGCTCGAGCCCGAGTCCGAGCCTGACGCTGCCGACGAGCAACCCGCCGACGAGCCGGACGAGGCGCAGACCGATTCCGAGGATCCGGTCGCCGAGGCAGGCGACTGA
- the eno gene encoding phosphopyruvate hydratase, which produces MPIIEQVGAREILDSRGNPTVEVEVALTDGTFARAAVPSGASTGEHEAVELRDGAARYGGKGVEKAVEAVLDEIAPAVIGLGADDQRLVDQALLDLDGTPGKSRLGANSILGVSLAVSKAAAESAGLPLFRYLGGPNAHILPVPMMNILNGGAHADTGVDVQEFMVAPIGAPSFKEALRWGAEVYHSLKSVLKKQGLATGLGDEGGFAPDVAGTRAALDLISSAIEATGFKLGSDVALALDVAATEFFTDGTGYAFEKETRSAEQMGEFYAGLLDAYPLVSIEDPLSEDDWDGWVALTTAIGDRVQLVGDDLFVTNPERLEEGIEKGAANALLVKVNQIGTLTETLDAVALAHNSGYRTMMSHRSGETEDTTIADLAVAVGSGQIKTGAPARSERVAKYNQLLRIEEILGDAARYAGDLAFPRFALDAK; this is translated from the coding sequence GTGCCCATCATCGAGCAGGTTGGAGCCCGCGAGATCCTCGATTCTCGCGGCAACCCGACGGTCGAGGTCGAGGTGGCCCTGACCGACGGCACATTCGCCAGGGCCGCGGTGCCGTCCGGCGCGTCAACCGGCGAGCACGAGGCGGTCGAGTTGCGCGACGGCGCCGCCCGCTACGGCGGCAAGGGCGTGGAGAAGGCCGTGGAGGCCGTGCTCGACGAGATCGCGCCTGCCGTCATCGGTCTGGGTGCAGACGATCAGCGGCTGGTCGACCAGGCGCTGCTGGACCTGGACGGCACCCCCGGCAAGTCCCGGCTGGGCGCCAACTCGATCCTGGGTGTGTCGCTCGCGGTGTCGAAGGCCGCGGCGGAATCGGCCGGGCTGCCGCTGTTCCGGTACCTCGGCGGCCCCAACGCGCACATCCTGCCCGTGCCGATGATGAACATCCTCAACGGCGGCGCGCACGCCGACACCGGGGTGGACGTGCAGGAGTTCATGGTGGCGCCGATCGGTGCGCCGTCGTTCAAGGAGGCGCTGCGCTGGGGCGCCGAGGTGTACCACTCGCTCAAGTCGGTGCTCAAGAAGCAGGGCCTGGCCACCGGGCTCGGCGACGAGGGCGGGTTCGCCCCCGATGTGGCAGGCACCCGCGCGGCGCTCGACCTCATCTCGTCGGCCATCGAGGCCACCGGGTTCAAGCTGGGCAGCGACGTGGCGCTTGCGCTCGACGTGGCGGCCACCGAATTCTTCACCGACGGTACGGGTTACGCCTTCGAGAAGGAGACCCGCAGTGCCGAGCAGATGGGCGAGTTCTACGCGGGCCTGCTCGACGCCTATCCGTTGGTCTCGATCGAGGATCCGCTGTCCGAGGACGACTGGGACGGCTGGGTCGCCCTGACCACCGCGATCGGTGACCGGGTCCAGCTGGTCGGCGACGACCTGTTCGTCACCAACCCGGAGCGCCTCGAAGAGGGCATCGAGAAGGGCGCCGCAAACGCGCTCCTGGTCAAGGTCAACCAGATCGGGACGCTCACCGAGACGCTCGACGCCGTGGCATTGGCGCACAACAGCGGCTACCGCACGATGATGAGCCACCGCAGCGGCGAGACCGAGGACACCACGATCGCCGATCTGGCGGTCGCGGTGGGCAGCGGCCAGATCAAGACCGGTGCGCCGGCCCGCAGCGAGCGCGTGGCCAAGTACAACCAGCTGCTGCGCATCGAAGAGATCCTCGGGGACGCTGCCCGCTACGCCGGTGACCTGGCTTTCCCGCGGTTTGCCTTGGACGCCAAATAA
- a CDS encoding DUF501 domain-containing protein, protein MVDAADLEAVARQLGREPRGVLEIAYRCPNGEPGVVKTAPRLPDGTPFPTLYYLTHPALTAAASRLESSGLMREMTERLQQDSELAAAYRRAHESYLQERDAIESLGTTFTGGGMPDRVKCLHVLMAHSLAKGPGVNPFGDEALAVLAVEPAMAGILERDTWA, encoded by the coding sequence GTGGTTGACGCCGCCGACCTCGAGGCGGTGGCCCGGCAGCTGGGCCGTGAGCCGCGTGGTGTCCTCGAAATCGCCTACCGCTGTCCGAACGGTGAGCCCGGTGTGGTCAAGACCGCGCCCAGATTGCCTGACGGCACGCCGTTCCCGACGCTGTACTACCTGACTCATCCGGCGCTGACGGCCGCGGCCAGCCGGTTGGAGTCGTCTGGTCTGATGCGCGAGATGACCGAACGGCTACAACAGGATTCGGAGCTGGCCGCGGCCTACCGGCGCGCGCACGAGTCGTACCTGCAGGAGCGGGACGCGATCGAGTCGCTCGGCACGACGTTCACCGGCGGCGGCATGCCGGACCGGGTCAAGTGCCTGCACGTGCTGATGGCGCATTCGTTGGCCAAGGGCCCCGGCGTGAACCCGTTCGGGGACGAGGCCCTGGCCGTGCTGGCCGTCGAGCCCGCGATGGCGGGGATTCTGGAGCGGGACACGTGGGCATGA
- a CDS encoding ArsR/SmtB family transcription factor produces the protein MSKSPQTNTDCCPPGALLREPLSAEAATRIATKLKALGDPVRLQLFSRIASHAGGEACVCDISTGVDVSQPTVSHHLKVLRDAGLLTSERRASWVYYAVAPEALSQVSAVFEILDGART, from the coding sequence GTGTCGAAGTCACCACAGACCAACACCGACTGCTGCCCGCCGGGCGCGTTGTTGCGTGAACCGCTGTCCGCCGAGGCTGCCACGAGGATCGCGACCAAACTCAAGGCACTGGGCGATCCGGTGCGGCTGCAGTTGTTCAGCCGGATCGCCAGTCACGCCGGCGGCGAGGCGTGCGTATGCGACATCTCCACGGGCGTCGACGTCAGCCAGCCCACCGTTTCTCATCACCTCAAGGTGCTGCGCGACGCCGGGCTGCTGACATCGGAGCGCCGGGCGTCGTGGGTGTATTACGCGGTGGCGCCGGAAGCACTTTCGCAGGTCTCGGCCGTGTTCGAAATCCTCGACGGGGCGCGCACATGA
- the efeB gene encoding iron uptake transporter deferrochelatase/peroxidase subunit — protein sequence MSSPTSDPAEAEQQASSGFSRRKLFGAAGVTAAVVGAASAGALAGRASAASTSNGLLQGPVPFRGERQAGIITEAQDRMHFCAFDVTTDNRDDVIALLKQWTQMAERMTRGEETEAGGAVDGNPYAPPSDTGEALGLPASQLTLTIGFGPSFFVKDGKDRFGIADKQPAELKNLPKFPNETMDPAKCGGDICVQACANDPQVAVHAIRNLARVGFGTVAVRYSQLGFGRTSSTTRDQATPRNLFGFKDGTANLKADQTDLLDKHVWVADGDGPAWLTGGSYLITRRIRMRIENWDRTTLLEQERVIGRQKGSGAPNGLNEEFDELDFDLTDDKGNPRIDVDAHVRLVSPEHLGGIEILRRGYNFTDGSDGFGHLDAGLFFIAFVRSPEKQFIPMLGEMSRKDAMNEYITHTGTAIFACPPGIREGDTSAYWGSTLFA from the coding sequence GTGTCATCGCCCACCAGTGATCCGGCGGAAGCCGAACAGCAAGCGTCGTCAGGTTTCTCGCGGCGCAAGCTGTTCGGCGCGGCGGGCGTCACCGCCGCGGTGGTCGGCGCGGCCAGCGCGGGTGCGCTGGCCGGCCGGGCCTCGGCCGCCAGCACGTCAAACGGACTGCTGCAGGGGCCCGTGCCGTTCCGCGGCGAACGCCAGGCCGGAATCATCACCGAAGCCCAGGATCGGATGCACTTCTGCGCATTCGACGTCACGACCGACAACCGTGACGACGTCATAGCACTGCTCAAACAGTGGACCCAGATGGCCGAGCGGATGACCCGCGGTGAGGAGACCGAGGCAGGCGGTGCGGTCGACGGCAATCCGTACGCGCCGCCGTCCGACACCGGCGAAGCGCTGGGCCTGCCCGCGTCGCAGCTCACCCTCACCATCGGCTTCGGGCCGTCGTTCTTCGTCAAGGACGGCAAGGACCGGTTCGGTATCGCCGACAAGCAGCCCGCCGAACTCAAGAACCTGCCCAAGTTCCCCAACGAGACGATGGACCCGGCGAAATGCGGCGGTGACATCTGCGTGCAGGCCTGCGCCAACGACCCGCAGGTGGCGGTGCACGCCATCCGCAACCTGGCCCGGGTGGGGTTCGGCACCGTCGCGGTGCGCTACTCACAGCTCGGGTTCGGCCGCACCTCGTCGACCACGCGCGATCAGGCCACACCTCGAAACCTGTTCGGGTTCAAGGACGGTACCGCCAACTTGAAGGCCGACCAGACGGACCTGCTGGACAAACACGTGTGGGTCGCCGACGGGGACGGGCCCGCCTGGCTGACCGGTGGCAGTTACCTGATCACCCGGCGCATCCGGATGCGCATCGAGAACTGGGATCGCACCACCCTGCTCGAGCAGGAGCGCGTGATCGGGCGGCAGAAGGGCAGTGGCGCGCCCAACGGCCTCAACGAAGAGTTCGACGAGCTCGACTTCGACCTCACCGACGACAAGGGCAACCCGCGGATCGACGTCGACGCGCACGTGCGGCTGGTGTCGCCGGAGCATCTTGGTGGCATCGAGATCCTGCGCCGCGGTTACAACTTCACCGACGGTTCGGACGGGTTCGGCCATCTCGACGCAGGCTTGTTCTTCATCGCGTTCGTGCGTAGCCCCGAGAAACAGTTCATCCCGATGCTGGGCGAGATGTCCCGCAAGGACGCGATGAACGAGTACATCACTCACACGGGAACGGCCATCTTCGCGTGCCCGCCCGGTATCCGCGAAGGCGATACGTCCGCCTATTGGGGTTCTACGCTGTTCGCCTGA
- the efeU gene encoding iron uptake transporter permease EfeU: MTAFADMSTGTVMAAPNITSQLLGSGLIGLREGLETAIVVSILVAFLVKSERRDALKWVWLGVGAAITMTITVFLVIQFGENTISGLAAEAIAGVTSLIAVAIVTTMVLWMKKAAASISGELRSEMSRALDAGGPAVALLAFLAVGREGVETALFMVGYAEADTLWPLTGLIVGVLIAVAIAYFMYVGAVRIDLAKFFKYTGIFLIVIAAGILAYGIKALQTVGWLPGLGTAAFDMSGAFDWSAWYGEAIQGIFNIDPTPTVLQLVAWLVYIAVVLFFFLKPVRPSAAPSGDAPAGSESSESTVDEDSPIASERPTK, from the coding sequence ATGACTGCCTTTGCCGACATGTCGACCGGCACCGTGATGGCGGCGCCGAACATCACATCGCAGCTGCTCGGCAGTGGTTTGATCGGCCTGCGCGAGGGCTTGGAAACCGCGATCGTGGTGTCGATCCTTGTCGCGTTCCTGGTGAAGTCGGAGCGCCGCGACGCCCTCAAATGGGTCTGGCTCGGAGTCGGCGCAGCTATCACCATGACCATCACCGTGTTCTTGGTCATCCAATTCGGCGAGAACACGATCTCGGGCCTGGCCGCCGAGGCCATCGCGGGCGTCACGTCACTGATCGCCGTCGCGATCGTCACCACCATGGTGCTGTGGATGAAGAAGGCCGCCGCATCGATCTCGGGTGAGCTGCGCAGCGAGATGTCCCGCGCGCTGGACGCCGGCGGCCCGGCCGTGGCGCTGCTGGCGTTCTTGGCCGTCGGCCGCGAAGGTGTCGAGACCGCGCTGTTCATGGTGGGCTACGCCGAGGCCGACACGCTGTGGCCGCTGACCGGGTTGATCGTCGGCGTGCTGATCGCCGTGGCCATCGCGTACTTCATGTACGTCGGAGCGGTCAGGATCGACCTGGCGAAGTTCTTCAAGTACACGGGCATCTTCCTGATCGTGATCGCGGCCGGGATCCTGGCCTACGGCATCAAGGCACTGCAGACCGTGGGCTGGCTGCCGGGATTGGGCACCGCCGCGTTCGACATGAGCGGTGCGTTCGACTGGTCGGCCTGGTACGGCGAGGCCATCCAGGGCATCTTCAACATCGACCCCACGCCGACCGTGCTGCAGCTCGTGGCGTGGCTGGTCTACATCGCGGTGGTGCTGTTCTTCTTCCTCAAGCCGGTGCGCCCGAGCGCCGCGCCGTCGGGCGACGCACCCGCGGGCTCCGAATCTTCCGAGTCAACCGTTGACGAGGATTCCCCAATCGCATCCGAAAGGCCGACCAAGTGA
- a CDS encoding lytic transglycosylase domain-containing protein, with product MSPGRWLRAVAVICATALLMASSCSWQLGTPIPEGVPPPSGDPVPAIDTYAKGRPADQLHEWAAERAPALNMPVNALEAYAYAARVAEVENPNCKVAWTTLAGIGMVESHHGTYRGAMIAPNGDVTPPIRGVQLDGTAGNLHIADTDGGKLDGDATLDRAMGPMQFIPETWGHFGVDANNDGVVSPDNFDDAALSAAGLLCWYGKDLATPRGWMKALKAYNNSEQYARAVRDWATAYAAGHPL from the coding sequence GTGTCGCCAGGTCGTTGGCTGCGGGCTGTTGCGGTGATTTGCGCGACAGCACTGCTGATGGCTTCCAGCTGCTCATGGCAGCTCGGAACCCCCATCCCGGAAGGTGTGCCGCCGCCCTCCGGTGATCCGGTGCCCGCCATCGACACCTACGCCAAGGGGCGGCCCGCCGATCAGCTGCACGAGTGGGCTGCCGAGCGGGCGCCCGCGCTCAACATGCCCGTCAATGCGCTTGAGGCCTATGCCTATGCGGCACGTGTGGCCGAGGTGGAGAACCCCAACTGCAAGGTCGCGTGGACGACGCTGGCAGGCATCGGCATGGTGGAGAGCCATCACGGCACCTACCGGGGCGCGATGATCGCTCCCAACGGGGACGTCACGCCGCCGATCCGGGGCGTGCAGCTCGACGGCACGGCGGGCAATCTGCACATCGCCGACACCGACGGCGGCAAGCTCGACGGCGATGCCACGCTCGACCGGGCGATGGGGCCCATGCAGTTCATCCCCGAGACGTGGGGGCATTTCGGGGTGGACGCCAACAACGACGGCGTGGTGAGCCCGGACAACTTCGACGACGCCGCGTTGTCGGCCGCCGGATTGCTGTGCTGGTACGGCAAGGATCTGGCGACGCCGCGGGGCTGGATGAAGGCGCTCAAGGCCTACAACAACTCCGAGCAGTACGCGCGTGCCGTGCGAGATTGGGCCACCGCGTACGCGGCCGGCCACCCGCTCTGA
- a CDS encoding ArsI/CadI family heavy metal resistance metalloenzyme, which translates to MSRVQLALNVDDLDEAITFYSKLFNTTPAKVKPGYANFVVTEPPLKLVLLENPGQGGSLNHLGVEVASSSQVHAEIARLTGEGLFTEEELATTCCFATQDKVWVTGPGGEKWEVYTVLADSETFGPAQDQLDVSAGKGACCG; encoded by the coding sequence ATGTCCCGCGTCCAGCTCGCACTCAACGTCGATGACCTCGACGAGGCGATCACGTTCTACTCCAAGCTGTTCAACACCACCCCCGCCAAGGTCAAGCCGGGCTATGCGAACTTCGTGGTCACCGAGCCACCGCTGAAGCTCGTGCTGCTGGAGAACCCGGGACAGGGCGGCAGCCTCAACCACCTCGGCGTCGAAGTCGCATCGAGCTCGCAGGTGCATGCCGAGATCGCGCGGCTGACGGGCGAAGGGCTGTTCACCGAAGAAGAGCTCGCCACGACGTGCTGCTTCGCCACGCAGGACAAAGTCTGGGTGACCGGTCCGGGCGGCGAGAAGTGGGAGGTCTACACCGTGCTGGCCGATTCCGAGACGTTCGGGCCCGCGCAGGATCAGCTCGACGTTTCGGCCGGCAAGGGGGCGTGCTGCGGCTGA